AAAAACATTTAATAGAATAAGTCTCATAACACAAAAAAGAAATTACTTTCCCTCATTTTATGGATATACTGCCTGCTTAGTTTGAGGATGTACAGTGGCATCATAAGCATATACCATTTGTTTAAGGGCTTCGATCCATTTAGGGTGATCATTTAGACTTGGAACAAGCTCTACATGCTCTCCACCCAACTTTTTAAATTCTTCGCCGTATTCAACAGTAACTTCATACAACGTTTCCAAGCAATCTGCGACAAATGCCGGACATAAAACCAACAGTCTCTTTGTATTTTTTTTTGCCAAATCTTCTAGGACGTCACTGGTATAAGGTTGAATCCAAGGTTCTTTTCCAAGTCTTGACTGAAAACAAACGGTAAACTTTCCTTGATCCAAATTGAGCTTTGCAGCTATAAGTCTCGCTGTTTCATAACACTGTGCTACGTAACAAAATTTATTGGCTGAATTTATTTCGTATTTACATGTAGAAGCTTCACAACGGTGTTCACCAGAATTATTTATTTCTTTCATCTGCCTTTCAGGGAGGCCGTGGAAGCTAAAAAGCACGTGATCAAAAGAGGCTGGAGTTTTGCTTTCAGCATTTTCCGCAAAAGCCGCTATCATGAGATCATTATCATAGAATTGATTAACGATAGAAATTCGTGGAAAGGTATGCCATTTTCGCATCAAGCCCATTGTTTTTTCAATGACAGAGCCAGTACTTGCGGATGCATACTGCGGAAACAGCGGAATAACTATAATACTGTCCACCATAGCTGCCCTAAGTCTTTCCAAGGCATCCTCAATGGATGGTTTTTGATAGCGCATGGCCAGTTCTACCTGGTAATCATCTCCCAACTCTTCCTTTAACAAAGCTGTTTGTATCTCACTGATGTGTAAAAGAGGTGACCCAGTATCGGAATCCCAGATCTCACTATAAAGTTTAGCTGTCTTTGGACTACGGAAGGGCACTATAGCTCCACGCACAAGCAAATTACGCTGAATAACCCCAACGTCAATCACCCTACCATCCATAAGAAACTCATCTAGATACCTTCTAACATCCGAAACTTTCGGACTATCAGGAGTTCCTAAATTAATCAGCAATACGCCTTTTTTAGTTTTCATTAATAACCAAATCTTTTAAAAATGTTCGATACGCCGCATTCCACATATGTTTATAAAAAAAGCCATATCTCCTGCAAAGATAAGCAATTGTACGTTGACTGATTTGAATCTTTAATAATGTGAGGTTTACATGATACAACAACCTACTTCTTATTCAGAACATTTCCAATGCGTCTTTCACTGCTTGCATCAACCACATAGGAGTGGACGTTGCCCCACAGATGCCAACCGTTTCATTAGCGTTGAACATACTTGGTGATAATTCTTTAGAATCTGATATAAAATAGCTGTTTGGGTTATGCTGAAGACACACATTAAACAATACCTTACCATTGGAGGATTTTTTCCCTGAGACAAAAACAATTTTATCATATTGTTTCGCAAAACCCGCAAGGTCTTCATACCTATTGGAAACCTGCCTGCAAATCGTATCATTTGCCTTCACTTCATACCCCCTTTTCAGCAGCTCTTCTTTGATGCTATAAAACTTTTCCGTGCTTTTAGTGGTCTGACTATATAAAGTAAATTTATCAGGCAGTTCAACGTCCTCTAATTCCGCTATATCCTGAAAAACAATTGCTTCATTATTAGTTTGCCCTTGCAGTCCAATAACTTCAGCATGACCATGTTTACCGAAAATCAAGATTTTTTCTTTTTCGTCATAGGATGTTTTTATTCTGTTCTGGAGTTTTAGAACCACCGGGCATGAAGCATCTATCAAGGTAATATTATTTTCCAATGCAATGCGATAGGTTTCAGGCGACTCTCCGTGTGCTCTAATTAACACTTTTTCATTGCTGAGAGTAGGCAGATCTTCATGGGAGATTATCCTTAAGCCTTTAGCTCTTAAACGACTTACTTCTTCGTCATTATGCACAATATCGCCTAAACAATATAAATAGCCGTCATTTTCTAAAATTTCTTCGGCCATATCGATTGCATAAACCACTCCAAAGCAAAAGCCAGAGTCCTTATCAATGGCAACCTGCAGATTCTGTCCCATAATGCAAAGTTAAGGTTTTATTTACTAAAAACTTAACACCTTAAATTAAAGCATTTTCTTCATTTCAAGGTATTAAGCAGCTTAAACATTTTTTGTCGCATATTATAAGCTGTCCCCTCATAATTATTAACGAGCAAACTAAACACCAATTCAGTACCCAACGCATTTTTATGATATCCTGTATACCCTAGTACTCCGCCAATCGTACCACTTTTCATACGCATACCATTATAAGTTGGAAAGCTTTTGTAATAGCTATCAAACCAAGATTCTTTCTTCGCGGAAGCTAGAATACGTGCCATAGCATCAGTAGTGACCCTATTTTCGGGTGAAAGGCCGCTACCATCCAAAATACGCAGGGCTCCTTTCGGAATACCTAATCTGCTTGCCCAAAAATCGCTTAACAACTGGGCTGCGTTTTCTGTATCAATATTCTTACCCTGTTTAATAGCCATTGTTTTCAAGAATGATTCGCCATATAAATTGATACTTTTCTGATTAAACCAATACACCAATTCTTTTAACGCAGGAGAGTTATGCGTGATTAACAGCTTGCCTTCCGATATCTTAATTTTACCCGAAAGGCTTAACATCTTTGATGTTGTTGCAGGAACATTAACGGTAATACCTTGATCTTCTAAAGCCAGCTGTAGACGCAATGCGGCATCATAGGCCGCATCTGGCAACGCAGCCTGTATGTTTTTTTTCATATCAATACCATAGGTTCCCCGGAGGTAAATAATAGATGAATAGGGCGCAGCATAGGGATAAACCTTATCTCCAGACCCAGCCGCTCCTGTTGTCGACTCATTAACTACCTTTATATATGAAATATTTGGTTTGGTAGCAATCAATGTTGTAGTTTCTCCTACCCGACTCGCTGGGCGCAATTGAATATCCACTAAATTCTCGCGCCAGTTTAAACCAGAAGGCCCTGCTCCATAGTAGCTTCCCAAGTCTTGCCAA
This Olivibacter sp. SDN3 DNA region includes the following protein-coding sequences:
- the hemH gene encoding ferrochelatase; its protein translation is MKTKKGVLLINLGTPDSPKVSDVRRYLDEFLMDGRVIDVGVIQRNLLVRGAIVPFRSPKTAKLYSEIWDSDTGSPLLHISEIQTALLKEELGDDYQVELAMRYQKPSIEDALERLRAAMVDSIIVIPLFPQYASASTGSVIEKTMGLMRKWHTFPRISIVNQFYDNDLMIAAFAENAESKTPASFDHVLFSFHGLPERQMKEINNSGEHRCEASTCKYEINSANKFCYVAQCYETARLIAAKLNLDQGKFTVCFQSRLGKEPWIQPYTSDVLEDLAKKNTKRLLVLCPAFVADCLETLYEVTVEYGEEFKKLGGEHVELVPSLNDHPKWIEALKQMVYAYDATVHPQTKQAVYP
- a CDS encoding 4-hydroxy-3-methylbut-2-enyl diphosphate reductase; its protein translation is MGQNLQVAIDKDSGFCFGVVYAIDMAEEILENDGYLYCLGDIVHNDEEVSRLRAKGLRIISHEDLPTLSNEKVLIRAHGESPETYRIALENNITLIDASCPVVLKLQNRIKTSYDEKEKILIFGKHGHAEVIGLQGQTNNEAIVFQDIAELEDVELPDKFTLYSQTTKSTEKFYSIKEELLKRGYEVKANDTICRQVSNRYEDLAGFAKQYDKIVFVSGKKSSNGKVLFNVCLQHNPNSYFISDSKELSPSMFNANETVGICGATSTPMWLMQAVKDALEMF
- the dacB gene encoding D-alanyl-D-alanine carboxypeptidase/D-alanyl-D-alanine-endopeptidase, with amino-acid sequence MTVFFVKKIWILAVRVNSLFMICFDIRKCSCLLGLLLVVLHKPVIGQSLQKKVAAAYQQFEQDKDLKYASVSFTVLNAQTGETVFAKNEALGLATASTLKTITSAAAYHILGADYSYQTQLLHTGKISDDGVLLGDIIIRGSGDPSLASNRFETTREALLLGQWTAAIKAAGIKKIEGSIIADDAVFGGQTAAPRWIWQDLGSYYGAGPSGLNWRENLVDIQLRPASRVGETTTLIATKPNISYIKVVNESTTGAAGSGDKVYPYAAPYSSIIYLRGTYGIDMKKNIQAALPDAAYDAALRLQLALEDQGITVNVPATTSKMLSLSGKIKISEGKLLITHNSPALKELVYWFNQKSINLYGESFLKTMAIKQGKNIDTENAAQLLSDFWASRLGIPKGALRILDGSGLSPENRVTTDAMARILASAKKESWFDSYYKSFPTYNGMRMKSGTIGGVLGYTGYHKNALGTELVFSLLVNNYEGTAYNMRQKMFKLLNTLK